Proteins encoded in a region of the Populus nigra chromosome 3, ddPopNigr1.1, whole genome shotgun sequence genome:
- the LOC133690271 gene encoding putative disease resistance protein RGA4, whose translation MAEGVLFIIAEEIIKTLGSLTAQEVALWWGIKDQLWKLNHTVTRIEAVIQDAEEQAQKQNHQIQDWLMKLREAAYDAEDLLDDFSTQVLRKQLMSGKRVSREVRLFFSRSNQFVYGLRMGHRVKALRERLDDIETDSKKFNFDVRGEERGSSTTVREQTTSSEPEKIVGRESDKEAVKSFLMNSNYEHNVSVISVVGMGGLGKTTLAQHVFHDKQVGAHFGVRLWVSVSGSLDVRKIIKGAVGTGDSDDQLESLKKKLEGKIEKKKYLLVLDDVWDGKDDGEKWDSLKELLPRDALGSKIVVTTRSHLIANFTSTIEPHDLKGLSVDESWDLFRSKAFRQGHVDERIRDEIVERCQGVPLVIKAIARLMSLKDRAQWLSFIKQELPNRVKDDNIIDTLKLSYDPLPSYMKHCFAYCSLFPKGHRIDVKSLIRLWIAQGFIRSSNSGGGSLEIDGLSCFENLLWRSFFHEVEKDGFGNIQSCKMHDFMHDLATKVAGFQSIKVERGETRIYDLTRHVSFDMELDLSLPCAKRLRTLVLLRGDKWDEGAWESICRDFRHLRVLVLSHFGMKEVSPLIEKLKHLKYLDLSNNEMKALSNSVTSLVNLQVLKLNGCLSLEELPRDISKLINLRHLDVGCYLDDDLCEDLEYMPRGIGKLTSLQTLSCFVVAKKRSPKSKMIGGLDELRMLNELRGRLEIRVKGYEGGSCVLEFEGAKLMDKQYLQSLTIQWDPKLDSDSDIDLYDKMLQSLRPNSNLQELRVEGYRGMRFPSWLSHLSNLVRIRLKRCRRLKHIPPLDGIPSLEELGIGELDDLEYIDSEGVGGKGASTFFPSLKRLRIEYCGRLKGWWKRWSRDEMNDDSDESTIEEGLRMLCFPRLSSLQIEECPNLTSMPLFPTLDEGLDLTFSSSMPLQQTMKMTSTVSSSSSFIRPLSKLKSLDIYSIDDMESLPEVGLQNLSSLQQLSIYECESLKSLPLPDQGMHSLQGLFISNCRELKSLSESESQGMIPYLPSLQELIINHCSEEVSGKARGWVKEREEEWPPNIKHIPNIVIDSYYIQKEGRYVKGEGLRSYW comes from the coding sequence ATGGCTGAAGGTGTGCTCTTCATTATTGCGGAGGAAATAATAAAGACATTAGGTTCCCTAACTGCTCAGGAGGTTGCACTATGGTGGGGGATCAAAGATCAATTGTGGAAGCTCAATCACACAGTTACTAGGATTGAGGCTGTGATTCAAGACGCTGAGGAGCAGGCACAAAAACAGAACCATCAAATCCAAGACTGGCTCATGAAGCTGCGGGAAGCTGCATATGATGCAGAGGATTTGCTGGACGATTTCTCAACACAAGTTCTGCGGAAACAGTTGATGTCTGGGAAAAGAGTATCGAGGGAGGTACGCCTTTTTTTCTCAAGATCAAACCAATTTGTGTATGGTTTACGGATGGGTCATAGAGTTAAAGCACTTAGAGAGAGACTAGATGACATTGAAACTGATAGTAAAAAATTCAACTTTGATGTTCGTGGTGAGGAGAGAGGTTCTTCGACCACTGTCAGGGAGCAAACTACCTCATCTGAACCTGAAAAAATAGTTGGGAGAGAGAGTGACAAAGAGGCAGTTAAAAGTTTTCTGATGAATTCCAACTATGAACATAATGTTTCTGTCATCTCCGTAGTTGGAATGGGAGGGTTGGGGAAGACCACACTAGCTCAACATGTTTTCCATGATAAGCAAGTTGGGGCGCACTTTGGTGTGAGACTCTGGGTAAGTGTCTCAGGCAGCTTAGATGTTAGAAAGATTATCAAAGGGGCTGTAGGTACTGGAGATTCTGATGATCAGTTAGAGAGTCTGAAAAAAAAGCTTGAagggaaaatagaaaaaaagaagtatcTTCTTGTATTAGATGATGTGTGGGATGGTAAGGATGATGGTGAAAAATGGGATAGTTTGAAGGAGTTGTTACCACGTGATGCATTAGGAAGTAAGATAGTGGTAACTACACGTTCTCATTTAATTGCAAATTTCACAAGCACAATAGAACCACATGATTTAAAAGGTCTATCAGTAGATGAGTCATGGGATCTGTTTAGAAGCAAGGCCTTTCGTCAAGGTCATGTAGATGAAAGAATTAGAGATGAGATTGTAGAGAGGTGTCAGGGAGTTCCTTTGGTCATAAAGGCAATTGCGAGGTTAATGTCTTTGAAAGATAGAGCCCAGTGGTTGTCCTTTATCAAACAAGAACTTCCAAATAGGGTCAAAGATGATAACATCATAGATACCCTTAAGTTAAGCTACGATCCTCTTCCATCATATATGAAGCATTGCTTTGCATACTGTAGCTTATTCCCAAAAGGTCATAGGATTGATGTGAAGTCATTGATTCGACTTTGGATTGCACAAGGGTTCATTAGATCTTCAAATTCAGGTGGTGGGAGTCTTGAAATTGATGGTCTTAGTTGCTTTGAGAATTTACTATGGAGGTCCTTCTTCCATGAAGTGGAAAAGGATGGATTCGGGAACATACAAAGTTGCAAAATGCATGATTTTATGCATGATCTTGCAACCAAAGTTGCTGGTTTTCAGAGCATCAAAGTGGAGCGTGGAGAAACGAGGATTTATGATTTGACTCGGCACGTGTCATTTGACATGGAATTGGATTTGTCTTTGCCTTGTGCAAAACGTCTAAGAACACTTGTATTATTGAGAGGTGACAAATGGGATGAGGGGGCATGGGAGTCTATTTGTCGAGACTTTAGGCATTTGCGTGTGCTTGTTTTGAGTCATTTTGGAATGAAGGAAGTGTCACCTCTCATTGAAAAGCTCAAGCATCTGAAATATCTTGATCTTTCGAATAATGAGATGAAGGCGCTTTCTAATTCTGTCACCAGTCTGGTAAATTTGCAAGTGCTCAAGCTCAATGGTTGTTTGAGCCTTGAAGAACTACCTAGAGATATTAGCAAGCTAATTAATCTGAGGCATCTTGATGTTGGTTGCTATCTTGATGATGATTTATGTGAGGATTTAGAGTATATGCCTCGTGGGATTGGGAAATTAACTAGTCTACAGACGTTGTCATGTTTTGTGGTTGCGAAAAAAAGAAGTCCTAAATCTAAGATGATAGGTGGATTGGATGAGTTGAGAATGTTAAATGAATTGAGAGGGAGGCTAGAAATAAGAGTCAAGGGATATGAGGGTGGTTCTTGTGTATTAGAATTTGAAGGAGCTAAATTGATGGATAAACAATATCTTCAGTCGTTGACAATACAGTGGGACCCAAAGCTGGATAGTGATTCAGATATTGATTTGTATGATAAAATGTTGCAAAGCCTCCGGCCAAACTCGAATCTTCAAGAGTTGAGAGTTGAAGGCTATAGAGGTATGAGGTTTCCAAGTTGGCTTTCACATCTCTCAAATCTTGTAAGGATTCGTCTAAAACGCTGTAGAAGACTTAAGCATATCCCTCCCTTGGATGGAATCCCTTCTCTTGAAGAATTAGGTATTGGGGAATTGGATGATTTGGAGTACATAGATAGTGAGGGGGTTGGAGGAAAAGGAGCGTCGACGTTTTTCCCATCCTTAAAGAGACTTCGTATCGAGTATTGTGGTAGACTGAAGGGATGGTGGAAGAGATGGAGTAGAGATGAGATGAATGATGATAGTGATGAGTCAACAATAGAAGAAGGGTTGAGAATGCTCTGTTTTCCACGTCTTTCTTCCTTGCAAATTGAAGAGTGTCCAAATCTGACTTCAATGCCGTTGTTTCCAACTCTCGATGAAGGCCTTGACTTGACCTTCTCTAGTTCAATGCCATTACAGCAGACAATGAAGATGACATCAAcagtctcttcttcttcttcatttatcCGTCCTCTCTCCAAATTGAAGAGTCTAGatatttattcaattgatgacATGGAATCTCTTCCGGAAGTAGGGCTGCAAAATCTCTCTTCTCTTCAACAGCTATCGATATATGAATGCGAAAGTTTGAAGTCTCTTCCACTGCCTGATCAGGGGATGCATTCTCTTCAAGGATTATTTATCAGTAACTGCAGAGAATTGAAGTCGCTATCTGAATCTGAATCTCAAGGGATGATACCCTACCTTCCCTCTTTGCAAGAATTAATAATCAATCACTGCAGTGAAGAGGTGAGCGGAAAAGCAAGAGGATGGGTAAAGGAGAGGGAGGAGGAGTGGCCTCCTAACATTAAACACATTCCAAATATTGTAATTGATAGCTACTACATTCAAAAGGAGGGTCGCTATGTAAAGGGTGAAGGATTGAGATCCTACTGGTAA